From Longimicrobiaceae bacterium, the proteins below share one genomic window:
- the hpt gene encoding hypoxanthine phosphoribosyltransferase, translating to MLDSAQVLARTGGRELRRVVYDEDEIRRRVEEMGADITAHYPADEGLLLVGLLKGSFIFVGDLVRAIARPLQVDFLVASSYGSGTTSSGEVKLLYDPEADLRDRHVLLVEDIIDSGNTLNRLIPLLRERGPRSLEMVALLHKRLADRLELEPRWVGFDAPNEFLIGYGLDHSEDFRNLPFIASL from the coding sequence ATGCTTGATTCGGCGCAGGTCCTCGCCCGCACGGGTGGGCGCGAGCTGCGCCGTGTCGTCTACGACGAGGACGAGATCCGGCGCCGGGTAGAGGAGATGGGGGCCGACATCACGGCCCATTATCCAGCGGACGAGGGTCTCCTGCTGGTCGGCCTGTTGAAGGGTTCCTTCATCTTCGTCGGCGACCTGGTCCGCGCGATCGCTCGGCCGTTGCAGGTCGACTTCCTCGTCGCCTCCAGCTACGGCTCGGGCACCACCAGCTCGGGCGAGGTGAAGCTGCTCTACGACCCCGAAGCCGACCTCCGGGACCGTCACGTCCTGCTGGTGGAGGACATCATCGACAGCGGCAACACCCTCAACCGATTGATTCCACTCCTGCGTGAGCGAGGTCCGCGCTCGCTCGAAATGGTGGCCCTGCTGCACAAGCGTCTGGCGGACCGGTTGGAGCTGGAGCCACGTTGGGTCGGCTTTGACGCCCCTAACGAGTTCCTGATCGGCTACGGGTTGGATCATTCGGAGGATTTCCGAAACCTGCCCTTCATCGCGAGCCTCTGA
- a CDS encoding BON domain-containing protein yields MGRYDDRGGFPGEEWETGYRRRRPRFQTPHEDGWGFAGGYPQRMYGPERYGLGPYYERLRRRRRPDDEIEREVKDALFYDTWVDADAISVEVREGIVTLRGTLPSYDEIRYANDDAWDVDGVVGVHSELEVRE; encoded by the coding sequence ATGGGTCGCTACGATGATCGAGGGGGCTTCCCCGGCGAGGAGTGGGAGACCGGATATCGCCGGCGACGTCCGCGGTTCCAGACGCCTCACGAGGACGGATGGGGCTTCGCCGGCGGATATCCCCAGCGGATGTATGGCCCGGAGCGCTATGGTCTGGGTCCCTATTACGAGCGCCTGCGCCGTCGCCGCCGCCCCGATGACGAGATCGAGCGGGAGGTGAAGGACGCCCTCTTCTACGACACCTGGGTGGACGCCGACGCGATCAGCGTGGAGGTGCGGGAAGGAATCGTAACCCTGCGTGGAACGCTGCCCAGCTACGACGAGATCCGCTATGCGAACGACGATGCCTGGGATGTCGATGGCGTCGTCGGCGTGCACTCGGAGCTCGAGGTGCGTGAGTAG
- a CDS encoding glycerophosphodiester phosphodiesterase produces MIRPRPGAPYLAGAPLLIAHRGGAALAPENTLEAFRQAVRWWGCDVLEIDVQPTRDGEVVVLHDANVDRTTDGRGPAAAHTLDALRELDAGYRYSPDGGRTHPWRDRGVRIPTLAEVLEAFPTVRVNIEIKDARAGPRAREVIAAAGAEGRVLVAAEDRAARLAAGAHGAPTSASEQELRAFYLLHRLGLAALYRPEVDALQLPFRHRNRVIPTPRFVRDAHRLNLPVHVWTVDEVEEMRWLLRAGVDGIVTDRPDRLALVLHHTCGRPLPPGPSAEERERYLERLLLDWPRAIDANVQGIEEEGHGSLR; encoded by the coding sequence ATGATCCGTCCGCGCCCGGGCGCCCCGTACCTGGCGGGCGCGCCGCTCCTGATCGCGCATCGCGGCGGCGCCGCGCTCGCGCCCGAGAACACGCTGGAAGCCTTCCGGCAGGCGGTGCGCTGGTGGGGATGCGACGTGCTGGAGATCGACGTGCAGCCGACGCGGGACGGGGAGGTCGTCGTCCTGCACGACGCCAATGTCGACCGCACCACGGACGGCCGCGGGCCGGCCGCCGCTCACACCCTGGACGCCCTGCGCGAGCTGGACGCGGGGTACCGCTACTCGCCGGACGGCGGGCGGACGCACCCGTGGCGCGATCGGGGCGTTCGCATCCCCACCCTTGCAGAGGTCCTGGAGGCCTTCCCAACGGTTCGCGTCAACATCGAGATCAAGGATGCCCGGGCGGGGCCGCGAGCGCGGGAGGTGATCGCCGCGGCGGGGGCGGAGGGAAGGGTGCTGGTGGCGGCTGAGGATCGAGCCGCGCGGCTGGCCGCCGGCGCCCACGGTGCGCCCACCAGCGCGTCCGAGCAGGAGCTGCGGGCTTTCTATCTCCTGCACCGGTTGGGGCTCGCGGCGTTGTACCGGCCCGAGGTGGACGCCTTGCAGCTCCCCTTCCGCCATCGCAACCGGGTAATTCCGACACCACGCTTCGTCCGCGATGCGCACCGCCTCAACCTCCCCGTTCACGTATGGACGGTCGACGAGGTGGAGGAGATGCGCTGGCTGCTCCGCGCGGGCGTCGACGGCATCGTCACCGACCGGCCGGATCGTCTGGCACTCGTTCTCCATCACACCTGCGGGCGGCCTCTTCCGCCCGGTCCGTCGGCGGAGGAGAGGGAGCGCTACCTGGAACGGTTGTTGCTCGATTGGCCGCGCGCCATCGACGCGAACGTGCAGGGCATTGAAGAGGAAGGCCATGGGTCGCTACGATGA
- a CDS encoding SWIM zinc finger family protein, with product MLDSGMINKIQKAKIYADQPERIHIRELRVEFDGNHSPHTVEFRNDHWQCDCSYFRGHHTCSHVMALDRVLGVMAPHEA from the coding sequence ATGCTCGATTCCGGGATGATCAACAAGATCCAGAAGGCCAAGATCTATGCCGACCAGCCTGAACGGATCCACATCCGCGAGCTGCGGGTGGAGTTCGACGGCAACCACAGCCCCCATACAGTAGAGTTCCGCAACGACCACTGGCAGTGCGACTGCAGCTACTTCCGCGGCCACCACACCTGCAGCCACGTCATGGCCCTCGACCGCGTCCTCGGCGTCATGGCGCCGCATGAGGCCTGA
- the ftsH gene encoding ATP-dependent zinc metalloprotease FtsH, with product MADRDTNRSKNSRWGRFSKIASLWVLLFLIPMVLFQLMDTQEPGQQLSYSQLVREVERGNVERVVFVDGAVVEGELRSPVAGARGNITDFRTILPVRDSEQLVEMLAAAGVTVDARLPDRDWWTIFLGILPWLLIIGFWIFIARQMQAGGAKAFQFGKSKAKLLSGDTPKVTFDDVAGADEAKYELQEIVEFLKDPKKFSRLGGRIPKGALLVGPPGTGKTLLGRAVAGEAGRPFFSMSGSDFVEMFVGVGASRVRDLFEQGKAHAPCIIFIDEIDAVGRHRGAGLGGGHDEREQTLNQLLVEMDGFEANDGVILLAATNRPDVLDPALLRPGRFDRQVVVDSPDVRGREGILRVHLRKIPTADDVDVGLLARGTPGMSGADLANLVNEAALLAARKGKDKVYMADLEEAKDKVMLGAERKSLVLSEAERKLTAYHEAGHAVVALRLPGLDPVHKVTIIPRGRALGITASLPEEDRHSYSRDYLLGRLVMLFGGRVAEEMIFGPEKVTTGAGNDIERATAMARRMVTQFGMSEVIGPMAIGDSETEVFLGRDIAQRRQISEQTAQQVDAEVKRILHEAYEQARQILEENRDLLERIALALLERESLDREQVEMLAEGKPLPPVRTNRPSAAPERPVVAAPKSDPSTGPGLSDLSPSVAREGSSDRDI from the coding sequence ATGGCTGATCGCGACACCAATCGATCCAAGAACTCCCGCTGGGGACGCTTCTCCAAGATAGCCTCCCTCTGGGTGCTTCTGTTCCTGATCCCGATGGTCCTGTTCCAGTTGATGGACACACAGGAGCCGGGTCAGCAGCTGTCTTATTCGCAGCTGGTCCGCGAGGTGGAGCGGGGCAACGTCGAGCGTGTGGTGTTCGTGGACGGTGCGGTGGTGGAGGGCGAGTTGCGCTCCCCTGTGGCGGGCGCTCGCGGCAACATCACCGATTTCCGCACCATCCTGCCGGTACGCGACTCAGAGCAGCTGGTGGAGATGCTCGCCGCCGCCGGGGTCACCGTGGACGCGCGCCTGCCGGACCGCGATTGGTGGACGATCTTCCTGGGCATCCTGCCGTGGCTGCTCATCATCGGGTTCTGGATCTTCATCGCTCGGCAGATGCAGGCCGGTGGCGCCAAGGCTTTCCAGTTCGGAAAGTCCAAGGCGAAGCTCCTCTCCGGCGACACACCCAAGGTGACCTTCGACGACGTCGCTGGCGCGGACGAGGCGAAGTACGAGCTGCAGGAGATCGTCGAGTTCCTGAAGGATCCCAAGAAGTTCTCCCGCCTGGGCGGTCGCATTCCCAAGGGAGCGCTGCTGGTCGGCCCGCCCGGTACGGGCAAGACCCTGCTCGGCCGGGCGGTGGCAGGGGAGGCCGGACGGCCGTTCTTCTCCATGTCGGGTTCGGACTTCGTGGAGATGTTCGTGGGCGTCGGCGCCTCCCGTGTGCGCGACCTCTTCGAGCAGGGGAAGGCCCATGCGCCGTGCATCATTTTTATCGATGAGATCGATGCGGTGGGTCGGCACCGCGGAGCCGGTCTGGGCGGCGGCCACGACGAGCGCGAGCAGACGCTCAACCAACTCCTGGTGGAGATGGATGGCTTCGAGGCCAACGACGGAGTGATCCTGCTGGCCGCGACCAACCGCCCCGACGTGCTCGACCCGGCGCTCCTGCGCCCGGGTCGCTTCGACCGGCAAGTGGTGGTCGATTCGCCGGACGTGCGCGGCCGCGAGGGAATCCTGCGCGTCCACCTGCGAAAGATCCCCACCGCCGACGATGTCGACGTGGGTCTCCTCGCGCGCGGCACCCCGGGCATGAGCGGCGCCGACCTGGCAAACCTCGTCAACGAGGCCGCCCTCCTCGCCGCCAGGAAGGGGAAGGACAAGGTTTACATGGCGGACCTCGAGGAGGCCAAAGACAAGGTGATGCTCGGCGCCGAGCGGAAGAGCCTGGTACTCTCCGAGGCCGAGCGTAAGCTGACCGCCTATCATGAGGCCGGTCACGCGGTGGTGGCGCTTCGTCTTCCGGGGCTCGATCCGGTCCACAAGGTCACCATCATCCCGCGGGGTCGGGCGCTCGGCATCACCGCCTCGTTGCCGGAGGAGGACCGCCACTCGTACAGTCGCGATTACCTGCTCGGGCGGCTGGTGATGCTGTTCGGTGGCCGCGTCGCGGAGGAGATGATCTTTGGCCCGGAGAAGGTCACCACCGGTGCAGGGAACGACATCGAGCGCGCGACCGCGATGGCGCGGCGGATGGTCACCCAGTTCGGCATGAGCGAGGTGATCGGGCCGATGGCAATCGGCGACTCCGAGACCGAGGTCTTCCTTGGCCGGGACATCGCCCAGCGCCGGCAGATCAGCGAGCAGACCGCCCAGCAGGTCGACGCCGAAGTGAAGCGCATCCTTCACGAGGCGTACGAGCAGGCGCGACAGATTCTCGAGGAGAACCGCGACCTGCTCGAGCGTATCGCGCTGGCCCTCCTGGAGCGCGAGTCGCTCGACCGCGAGCAGGTGGAGATGCTCGCGGAGGGTAAGCCGCTGCCACCGGTGCGCACGAATCGTCCGAGCGCCGCTCCCGAGCGGCCCGTCGTTGCGGCTCCGAAGAGCGATCCGAGCACCGGTCCGGGGCTTTCGGATCTCTCTCCTTCGGTCGCGCGGGAAGGAAGCAGCGACCGCGACATCTGA
- a CDS encoding YggS family pyridoxal phosphate-dependent enzyme: protein MNYADLAVRLEEVRERIGAALARSGREGVEVTIVAVTKTHPVEAARAALAAGIFDLAENRVQELEEKVRGVDDPRVRWHLIGHLQRNKVRRALPLFDLLHSLDSLRLAEELSRIAREEGRVVRALVQVNTSGEQTKGGFDSEEAVDAIGRIAEMEAIRLEGMMTMAPFEAPEAVLRSVFERTRRLSEEAARQVPGYRPLHLSMGMSGDYEIAVEEGSTIVRLGTVLFGARER from the coding sequence ATGAATTATGCGGACTTAGCGGTGCGGCTGGAGGAGGTTCGCGAGCGCATCGGCGCGGCGTTGGCGCGATCCGGGCGGGAGGGCGTGGAGGTGACCATTGTCGCGGTTACCAAGACCCATCCCGTCGAGGCCGCCCGGGCGGCCCTCGCAGCCGGGATTTTCGACCTGGCGGAGAATCGTGTCCAGGAGCTGGAGGAGAAGGTGCGGGGCGTCGACGATCCCCGCGTCCGTTGGCATCTCATCGGTCACCTGCAGCGGAACAAGGTACGGCGCGCGCTGCCTCTCTTCGATCTCCTTCACTCCCTGGACTCGCTGCGACTGGCGGAGGAGTTGAGTCGGATCGCCCGCGAAGAGGGCCGCGTCGTGCGTGCGCTGGTGCAGGTGAACACTTCCGGCGAACAGACCAAGGGCGGGTTCGATAGCGAGGAGGCGGTCGACGCCATCGGCAGAATCGCGGAGATGGAAGCGATCCGCCTGGAGGGAATGATGACGATGGCCCCCTTCGAGGCGCCTGAAGCGGTTCTGCGGTCGGTGTTCGAGCGCACCCGGAGGTTGAGCGAGGAAGCGGCCCGGCAGGTGCCCGGCTATCGACCTCTCCACCTCTCGATGGGGATGAGCGGCGACTACGAGATCGCCGTGGAGGAGGGTAGCACGATCGTGCGACTCGGCACGGTCCTATTTGGAGCGCGCGAGAGATGA
- the folP gene encoding dihydropteroate synthase, giving the protein MPPAGEVSATTSPEEGIWAIRRERIALTQPLLMGVLNVTPDSFSDGGQHLDPQVALQRAREMVEEGAGMIDVGGESTRPGARPVDPREEIARVVPVISLLKAELSVPVSVDTRKAEVAGAALEAGADVVNDVSALRDPAMGGVVAKSRAGLVLMHMRGTPETMQRDPHYDDVAGEVCQELERALQAARDAGIREEAVVVDPGIGFAKNQEHNLQLLAQLERLHALRRPIVVGVSRKTFIGRLLGGVAPAERAVGTAAACVVALLKGARIFRVHDVRVAREALTVAEAIRVASHPA; this is encoded by the coding sequence ATGCCGCCGGCCGGGGAGGTATCCGCGACGACGAGCCCCGAGGAGGGGATCTGGGCGATTCGTCGTGAGCGGATCGCCCTGACCCAGCCGCTGCTGATGGGGGTTCTCAACGTGACCCCCGACTCCTTCAGCGACGGTGGGCAGCATCTCGACCCACAGGTTGCCCTGCAACGGGCGCGGGAGATGGTGGAGGAGGGCGCCGGGATGATCGACGTGGGCGGCGAGTCCACCCGACCCGGAGCACGACCGGTAGATCCGCGCGAGGAGATCGCGCGGGTCGTGCCGGTCATTTCTTTGCTGAAAGCCGAGCTCAGCGTGCCGGTGTCGGTGGATACTCGCAAGGCGGAGGTGGCGGGAGCGGCGCTCGAGGCCGGCGCGGACGTGGTGAACGACGTCTCCGCCCTGCGGGATCCGGCGATGGGCGGCGTGGTCGCGAAGTCGCGTGCCGGTCTGGTGCTGATGCACATGCGCGGGACGCCGGAGACGATGCAGCGCGATCCGCACTACGACGATGTTGCCGGCGAGGTGTGCCAAGAGCTGGAGCGCGCACTGCAAGCGGCCCGCGACGCGGGGATCAGGGAGGAGGCGGTGGTGGTCGACCCCGGGATTGGCTTCGCCAAGAACCAGGAGCACAATCTCCAGCTCCTTGCGCAACTGGAGCGCCTGCATGCCCTCCGCCGCCCGATCGTGGTCGGGGTCTCGCGTAAGACGTTCATCGGGCGGCTGCTGGGTGGCGTCGCGCCCGCCGAACGTGCGGTAGGCACGGCGGCCGCCTGTGTGGTGGCGCTTCTCAAGGGAGCGCGCATCTTTCGGGTGCACGATGTGCGGGTCGCGCGAGAGGCGCTGACCGTGGCGGAGGCCATCCGCGTTGCTTCCCACCCAGCATGA
- the cdaA gene encoding diadenylate cyclase CdaA — MTDVFERFGFLAPGWQDLIEILVVAAVFYRLLVLIAGTRAIQILLGVLLLVGTYFLARILQFDLVQYLLENLFEFGAIAALIVFQPELRNALALLGQNRILRLRILNPVEESEVAEEIAAAVEELSRAKVGAIIAIEREISLDEFAETGSPLRARVSAPLLTTIFTPYTPLHDGAVIIRGDTIVAAGAILPLTQFPVSDRSIGTRHRAALGLSEETDALVIVVSEETSSVSVAVRGRLERGVGRERLMELLSTGGAEMIAAPA, encoded by the coding sequence ATGACCGACGTGTTCGAGCGCTTCGGCTTCCTCGCACCGGGCTGGCAGGATCTGATCGAGATCCTGGTTGTCGCGGCCGTCTTCTATCGGCTCCTGGTCCTCATCGCCGGCACCCGGGCGATTCAGATCCTGCTGGGTGTGCTCCTCCTCGTCGGAACCTACTTCCTCGCGCGCATCCTCCAGTTCGATCTGGTCCAGTACCTGCTGGAAAACCTGTTCGAATTCGGCGCCATCGCCGCTCTGATCGTCTTCCAGCCCGAGCTCCGCAACGCTCTGGCGCTGCTGGGGCAGAATCGGATTCTTCGCTTGCGGATACTGAATCCGGTGGAGGAGAGCGAGGTGGCGGAGGAGATCGCGGCGGCGGTCGAGGAGCTGTCCCGTGCCAAGGTCGGTGCGATCATCGCCATCGAGCGGGAAATCAGCCTGGACGAGTTCGCGGAGACGGGGAGCCCGTTGCGCGCACGGGTGTCTGCGCCGCTGCTGACGACGATCTTCACCCCTTACACGCCGCTTCACGACGGGGCGGTCATCATCCGCGGTGATACGATCGTGGCGGCTGGTGCCATCCTGCCGCTGACCCAGTTCCCGGTCTCCGACCGATCGATCGGGACGCGCCATCGGGCCGCGCTCGGCCTCTCCGAGGAGACCGACGCCCTGGTGATCGTGGTATCCGAGGAGACCAGCTCGGTCTCGGTCGCGGTGCGGGGTCGACTGGAGCGAGGGGTGGGTCGCGAGCGGTTGATGGAGTTGCTTTCCACGGGCGGAGCGGAGATGATCGCGGCACCGGCCTGA
- a CDS encoding biopolymer transporter ExbD, whose translation MALIRRRVKATEGIPTASMADIAFLLLIFFLTTTVFDEDIGLQVVLPDPGPEAATDIPVSNMLFFLIQPDGTLQIRRGSSSTTQPATARQVEPIMRQELVRNPNVVAVIQTSPEAAYQDMINVLDGIRSAGATRYSIQLMD comes from the coding sequence ATGGCCCTCATCCGCAGAAGAGTGAAGGCTACCGAGGGGATCCCAACCGCCTCGATGGCCGATATTGCCTTCCTCCTGCTGATCTTCTTCCTGACGACCACCGTCTTCGACGAGGACATAGGGCTGCAGGTGGTTTTGCCGGATCCGGGTCCGGAGGCGGCGACGGACATCCCGGTGAGCAATATGCTCTTCTTCCTGATCCAACCGGATGGCACCCTGCAGATCAGGCGCGGGAGCAGTTCCACGACGCAGCCCGCCACGGCACGCCAGGTGGAGCCGATCATGCGGCAGGAGCTCGTGCGGAACCCGAACGTCGTCGCGGTCATTCAGACGTCGCCCGAGGCCGCCTACCAGGACATGATCAACGTCCTCGACGGAATCCGATCTGCTGGCGCGACGCGCTACTCCATCCAGCTGATGGACTGA
- a CDS encoding MotA/TolQ/ExbB proton channel family protein, producing the protein METSYGLIQLFKDGGWMMYPLLLASLLGLGVMIAKVYVLWVAQRGSGKLLAAMEQKAASGRVDEVLEQAERTPGPVAAILVAGLNPLRAGRPAEEVEQGMDAAGKLELGFLERGMVLLATVASVAPLLGFLGTVWGMIEAFAAIEAAGQVEASLVASGIKIALITTAAGLIIAIPVNTAYNYFVTRIDRLIVEMDEATAAVLNLVWDLTGTGGAAAVAGAPAGVAMPTAKPAGRRLEGDDRGVRGVERESRGSAAPKERE; encoded by the coding sequence TTGGAAACGTCGTACGGCCTGATTCAGCTTTTCAAGGACGGCGGCTGGATGATGTATCCGCTGCTGCTCGCCTCGCTCCTCGGGCTCGGCGTGATGATCGCCAAGGTCTACGTCCTCTGGGTCGCGCAGAGGGGGTCCGGGAAGCTCCTCGCAGCGATGGAGCAGAAGGCCGCGAGCGGGCGGGTCGACGAGGTGCTCGAGCAAGCCGAACGAACGCCGGGCCCGGTGGCTGCCATCCTGGTCGCCGGGTTGAACCCGCTACGCGCCGGCCGCCCTGCGGAAGAAGTCGAGCAGGGAATGGACGCCGCCGGTAAGCTGGAGCTCGGGTTTCTCGAGCGGGGGATGGTGTTGCTGGCAACCGTGGCGTCGGTGGCGCCGCTTCTGGGCTTCCTCGGTACGGTCTGGGGGATGATCGAAGCGTTCGCGGCCATCGAAGCGGCCGGCCAGGTGGAGGCGAGTCTGGTGGCCTCGGGCATCAAGATCGCCCTGATCACAACCGCCGCGGGGCTCATCATCGCCATCCCGGTCAACACGGCGTATAACTACTTCGTGACCCGGATCGATCGGTTGATCGTGGAGATGGACGAGGCCACCGCCGCGGTGCTGAATCTCGTCTGGGACCTCACGGGCACCGGCGGAGCCGCCGCGGTTGCGGGGGCTCCGGCCGGTGTCGCCATGCCGACCGCGAAACCAGCAGGGCGGCGCCTCGAGGGAGATGATCGGGGTGTGCGGGGAGTCGAGCGGGAGTCGCGCGGCAGTGCCGCTCCGAAGGAGCGGGAGTGA
- the tilS gene encoding tRNA lysidine(34) synthetase TilS, giving the protein MTGEHPVEARVRRQLASLGFGARPRRCLVALSGGCDSVTLLYLLRFPLAGLQLVLEAAHLDHAMRPDSAADACWVRGLCRAWGVPIHSSRLEQPPRSEQEARDARYAFLRQCAEKAGAEVILTAHHADDQAETVLFRIARGTGLRGLAGMRTRAGDLVRPLLGVWREELAAYAEERGLAWRTDVTNRSLDPARNRIRHQILPMLERSVAPGARRNLVSLAEIAAEAEAALERMAKAAEADLVTWEDGAPLLARDRLHLYDSAVTSRVLRNLLRRFGVVPGRMGTRRALQFITGAESGRVMPLSDRLQIEIEFDRARLSTTRPPGPADRGFQIDSADAAGEASIRIGGVDYRIRYGRSERGDFPEDSWTFRADVTSLAFPLRVRGWEDGDRMRTQSGRRSLKKIFLERRVPRSRRRRLPLLVDASGEVLWVAGLPPDRPGGGGVPHDPFIVRVLHA; this is encoded by the coding sequence ATGACAGGCGAACACCCGGTTGAGGCTCGGGTGCGGCGCCAGCTCGCCAGCCTGGGGTTCGGCGCGCGGCCCCGACGGTGTTTGGTCGCGCTTTCGGGGGGCTGCGACTCGGTGACCCTCCTTTACCTGCTGCGCTTTCCCCTCGCCGGACTACAGCTCGTACTGGAGGCAGCCCACCTCGACCACGCCATGCGTCCCGACAGCGCCGCCGATGCGTGCTGGGTTCGCGGTCTCTGCAGGGCCTGGGGCGTGCCTATCCATAGCAGTCGGCTGGAGCAGCCACCTCGCTCCGAGCAGGAGGCGCGCGATGCTCGCTACGCGTTTCTGCGGCAGTGCGCGGAGAAGGCGGGGGCCGAGGTGATCCTCACCGCTCATCACGCCGATGATCAGGCGGAGACGGTGCTCTTCCGCATCGCCCGGGGAACGGGACTGCGAGGCCTGGCGGGAATGAGGACTCGCGCAGGCGACCTGGTTCGGCCCCTGCTCGGCGTGTGGCGCGAGGAGCTGGCGGCGTACGCTGAAGAGCGTGGATTGGCCTGGCGCACCGACGTGACCAATCGCAGCCTCGATCCGGCGCGGAATCGCATCCGGCATCAGATCCTGCCGATGCTGGAGCGGAGCGTGGCGCCGGGCGCGCGGCGAAATCTGGTCTCGCTGGCGGAGATCGCGGCCGAGGCGGAGGCGGCGCTCGAGCGTATGGCAAAGGCTGCCGAGGCTGATCTCGTGACCTGGGAAGACGGCGCACCTTTGCTTGCGAGAGATCGTCTTCATCTCTATGATTCCGCCGTTACTTCTCGCGTGCTTCGCAACCTGTTGCGCCGCTTCGGCGTGGTCCCTGGAAGGATGGGAACCCGAAGGGCGCTTCAGTTTATTACCGGGGCCGAAAGTGGCCGGGTGATGCCACTTTCCGACCGCCTGCAGATCGAGATCGAGTTCGATCGGGCCCGTCTGAGCACAACGCGGCCGCCCGGGCCCGCGGACCGGGGCTTTCAGATCGACTCGGCAGATGCGGCTGGCGAAGCGTCGATCCGGATCGGAGGGGTGGACTACCGCATCCGGTATGGGCGGAGCGAGCGGGGCGATTTTCCTGAGGACTCCTGGACCTTTCGTGCCGACGTCACGTCTCTGGCCTTCCCGTTGCGGGTTCGGGGGTGGGAAGACGGAGACCGGATGCGGACCCAGAGCGGGAGACGCAGTCTGAAGAAGATCTTTCTCGAGCGGCGAGTACCGAGGTCGCGACGCAGACGCCTGCCTCTGCTCGTCGATGCCTCGGGCGAAGTGCTCTGGGTGGCGGGGTTGCCGCCGGATCGGCCGGGTGGCGGTGGGGTACCGCACGATCCCTTCATCGTCCGGGTGTTGCATGCTTGA
- a CDS encoding septum formation initiator family protein, which yields MAVRRSPPAGPGGAIARRAVPATLVAIAVYYAVWGGEYSLFDLRTLSMRLQAAEVELAELRRQVDSLRVVEEALENDPETIEAVAREQFGMIRDGELLYRFVDMDSASAP from the coding sequence GTGGCGGTGAGACGCTCCCCTCCTGCCGGGCCCGGCGGCGCCATTGCCCGCCGGGCCGTTCCGGCGACGCTGGTGGCGATCGCCGTGTACTACGCCGTCTGGGGCGGTGAGTACTCCCTGTTCGACCTCCGCACCCTGAGCATGCGCCTGCAGGCGGCGGAGGTCGAGTTGGCGGAGTTGCGCCGGCAGGTCGACTCCCTCCGCGTGGTGGAGGAGGCCCTGGAGAACGACCCGGAGACGATCGAGGCGGTGGCCCGGGAGCAGTTCGGGATGATCCGCGACGGGGAGCTGCTCTACCGCTTCGTCGACATGGATTCGGCCTCCGCGCCTTGA
- a CDS encoding biopolymer transporter ExbD produces the protein MAISHGGFKRKSKVASEIPDSSLADIAFLLLIFFMVTTVFRKEEPREIDWAEATATQQVDEKRKDILHLWVEPDGAVWINDAPVPIPQIADVVAPLVTASGGRLVVSIRSDRSVQYGTIHQITEELREAGALRVNFATNFEQRLAAARR, from the coding sequence ATGGCGATCTCCCACGGTGGCTTCAAGCGCAAGTCCAAGGTTGCCAGCGAGATCCCGGATAGTTCCCTGGCCGATATCGCTTTCCTGCTGTTGATCTTCTTCATGGTGACCACCGTCTTCCGGAAGGAGGAGCCGCGGGAGATCGACTGGGCCGAGGCGACCGCCACGCAACAGGTGGACGAGAAGCGGAAGGACATCCTGCACTTGTGGGTGGAGCCGGACGGCGCGGTATGGATCAACGACGCCCCCGTGCCGATCCCTCAGATCGCGGACGTCGTCGCTCCTCTGGTCACAGCGTCGGGGGGACGGCTGGTGGTCTCGATTCGCTCCGATCGGTCGGTGCAGTACGGGACGATTCACCAGATCACCGAGGAGCTGCGCGAAGCGGGGGCATTGCGGGTGAATTTCGCAACGAACTTCGAGCAGCGCCTCGCGGCAGCAAGGCGGTAA